A segment of the Eleutherodactylus coqui strain aEleCoq1 chromosome 6, aEleCoq1.hap1, whole genome shotgun sequence genome:
CAGCTGTTGGAACCTctcctgttttttttgttgtgctAACAGATATTTATCTTGTAGGAAATCATCACTGAGCTCTTGAGCATAACTTTTCTTTAGCTGTTTGGACTTTTGACTTTTTATTTGGCTGGTGTTCTTTTGCCTATCTTCCAATTCGCCACTTTTTCCTTCACTTTGCTTTTCCATCTCTGTAGAAGTCACCTCCATTTTGCTTCGCCTGTTTCTCACACGAGACTCTAACTTTCTTTGTCCTTGTAATAAAGCTCGTTGTCTTCCTCTTTCCTCCAGCTCCTTTCTTAAATCTGAGCTCTTTCTCTGGGTTTCCCACTGTAAGTGAGCCCAGTATCGCTGCTCTTTCATGATCTTTTCCTCCTCATGTTTTGCAATCATAATTGCTGCAATCTTCTTGTCTTTTGTAGGTAACTCATGAATCCCTTTTTTCTTTACCTCCTTAACCATTTTTTCAACCTTCTTTGTTGTTTGTGGTGAATGACTAAGATCCCCAAGGCTGAAACTTCGACCCAAGAGGGAATTAACTGTGTCCAAAGTCCTTGATTTTGGAATTAGTTGTGTTGTTCTGCCTCGAAAGCTGTCTCCACTGTATGAAGAGGTCATGGATTCCGAGGATGTTCTACCCGAGGCACTATCTCTCATTTTCTGTAGGGAGTCCAAAGATTGACTTTTATTTGCTCTTGGGACTGGATGAGCAGGATCATTGGTCATTGATTCAGTACTGCTCTGAGTATCCTCAGATTGGGAGCTATTAGTACTCCTTGGAGCCCTGGATACTGAGACAGGTTGCCTTTTGGGCCTTGTTGGTTTGCCTCTTTGCGTCAGTTTAGAGGGTAAAGATTGAGATCTATCTCTATCTTTGGAAAGTTGTGTATTGCTTCTTTGGGAACCTGTGCTGGATGGAGTGCCACTTCTCTTAGATATTGGGGGGGTTGAAAGTTCAGCCCGAGATGGTGCTTTTGAGCTACATGGGGAACCAAGATTACTGCTTAGTACTAATGGTAGAATCCTTCTTTTTTCTTGACGAAcaatcctttccctctcctccctaCACATTTTCAACTTTCGTTGTCTCTCTATCTCATAAACCTCACAAAGGCCAGTAGCTACTCGCATGGATCGCCCTGGAGCTTCCTTTACGAGATCAGAAAGACTTCTAGATAAAAGTTCAACTGGTTTCACCATACATCGAGCACAGGCCTCCAGGGAACGGGGACTAGTCAGAACGTAACGACTTCCTTCTGCTTCTAGACATTCAAAGTTATAAAGGTCCAAGTGTAACATAGGGGAATGTTCTCTCTGCCGCACCGATGCCCCTGCTAAGGCCTGTTCTCCTCCTGGATCTTCTGTGGGGTCAGCCATTATCATACCTGATGAATAGAAACTAGATTAGTTCTTAGAAGCTGTAGGTATGGAAAAACTGCAATACAGCCTGTTTTAAAATGACATCCTCAAGTACAGATTGAATGTTTGTAAGTATATGCACAGCCATACAGTCTGCTATATGAATGAGTTGTGTATGTACCATCATTATATTTTTGggtcattccaggacaaatcaTCCAAGAGGGTAACAACCGAGCATTTCCGATTTTTATGAAGCTTTGCACAGGAGCGATAGCTGTTGGGATGACTGATGGGCAGTCTtacgcctgacagttgtcccatatAAAGCCACTCTTAGAGTCTACTACATGGCTTCTTGTTCTTTTGAATCTATTGCCCAAGTGGTTGTGTTATGATCAGCAAGCACACTGTCAAAtctctgccagcacacctttgctactgtggattctatcctgactagttagggttaatatctcctgtGCTTACTAGTTCAGGTTAATTAGTCTTGCAGCTGTTAGCTaaggtagtggctggtgattgacagttctgtTAGCTAATCAGCTTCTCCCTTTTTccctggctgggagttgctggtTATTTTTCAGTGTTCCTGGTCAAGTAAGCTTGCTCATTGCTCCTGTCTGTCTGGCTCCTGTGTGTATGTATTGCATTCTGTGTTCTTGTCTTTTATTTATTGTCAGTTTCTGTTTGTCCCTGGTTTTCTGTACTCTGGTTTCCCTCTGACTTTGGACCTGTCCTCGTGGAAGAAGAGGAACCTGGGTTCTGTcggaggggttcagagtgccccaCTCTGATCGCTACCTCTCATTTCTGTCTGCTTCTGCATCTAGCCATCTGTGTAGCAAGCATGTCAGTCCTGACTGCTCCAGTACCAAACTCCAGCATGAATATAACAGGTTGTTTTTAGAGAAAGGTTTGTCTTGATGAGACAGCTACTTTTCAATGGAACTGTGTATTTTGGACACCCATATAGTGGCAATACCAGTGTGTCCTGTTGACATGTGTGATTTACTTTTGAAGATACAGAATAGTGCTATTCAGCACTGCAATAAAACTTATACATgatgttcccttttttttgttactGAACAGGTCAGTACGAAGACTGAGACATGCAGGTCACTAACATATTCATTCATGAAGAAGGTATAGCAGTATATCTCATTGGTATAGGTATTTATTGCAAGGtacattcaagttctaaggtctgcTAATTTTTTCTTGGGAATAGGAGCAAatagaaacatgggacacatttagagtctagatcacgtgaggtaattattcccctctactcttccttagtcagacctcatctggaacactgtgtccagttctgggcaacccactttaaaaaagacagacaaactggagcaagttcagagaagagctacaagGTTGGTGAGCAATtcacaaatcatgtcctatgaagaatggttaaaggatttgggaatgtttagcttgcaaaaaagaaggctgagaggagacttgatagcggtctacaaatatctgaagggctgtctcagtgcagagggatcagccctattgtcatttgtacaaggagagactagaagcaatggaataaaactgaaagggaggaggcacaaattagatattagaaaacactttctgacagtaagggtgatcaatgaatgaaacagattaccacaggaggtggcgagttctctttcaatggaagtcttcaaacagaggctggacagacatttgtctgggattttttagtgaatcctgcactgagcagggggttggacccgatgatcctggaggttccttccaactctgccattctatgattccttTTAGAAGACACGGACATTCTTTGGGGATGAGTTGGACAGATGGCAGCATCATCCAGTACACAGAACCACTGTGACAATGACTGAAGTTAGAAGCGTTTTCAATACATAAAATGGTGACGTTCACATTCCATAAACAGCGTGTAATCATCTGTTTTCTTCACTTGCATGGAATGAGACCCATCAAAATTCATTGTCAGTTGAGTGAGACATGCAGTGAAGGTGTCAATGATGTGAAAAATTTTCCTCTTGATTGACCGTTGATTGACTGTGGAAGAGATTGCCTGCAAGGTCGGCATTTCTGTAAGATCTGTGCACACCATCCTGCATGAAGACCTGCAGACACAGAAAGTTTCCTCCAGGTAGGTGCAACAAATGTTGATCGCTGTGCATGTGGCAGGCGATCTTGACGTGTGATGACGGCATGGATGGTGCCTTCATTCCGTCAATTGTCACAACAGATGACACACGGATGTTGTTTCAGAAAGACGCTCTCCATGGTTGCATATTTTCCAATTCTGCTGCTCTTGCATCAGTGACTTTCTAGTGGGCAAAACAGactcctaagggctcagtcacacgggcgcatccgggcgccaatgCACCCGTGTTACTCCACGAAGAAGACggttgcactgcaggtgcggatgactctccaccggaagaaagaacacatgaccggcaatagagccggtcatgtgttctttcttccggcggtgtggagagtcgtctgcacctgcagtgcggccgtcttatcgtgcagtaacacgggcacctacacgcccgtgtgactgagccctaaagaagtAGCCATGAAACATGGTGTTGACCCTCAGCTTTTTGAGGTAAGTagttttttttaggaaaaaaaaggagaccttagaacttgaatgcacctcgtAACATTGTAGCTATTCGCTTTTACAAGAATAACATTGCAGAGCAGAAAAGCATTTCCAATTACTTGTTGCCACCTATGGCCACTATCAGCAGTGTAGGagctgtttatggcagcctgtatttTCTGACAAGTTTGTAATCATTTAGAAACACTTATTTTGGGATATTGCTCAATTTGCAGTTCCATAATATACTTTATGGGTAACCGGAAGAGAGGACAATTCAATTCATATCTATTAGACTTTTCTTTAAATAGGATTGGCAGGTGCTCAATTCAGCATGCTGTCTGTAGTACTTAGCATAACATGCAACAATATAAAGCGAGCACAATGGAGTATAtattgtccaacaagcatgatactgctataggcaacagcaagggcccagctctcatgtgatcaccattagaAGTCATGCTATAAAAATAGCTTCTGTACATCACCCTGTCCTTATGGCCAGTTTAATTTCACTACCTCTGCCAGATGCCGTACTAATCCCCACTAGTTCGGAGAGAGAAAGCGATCAATGCGGGATAGACAGGGAATATCAAGGAGGAGGCACAGGGAAGTAGCATGACAAGACAATGAATAGAATAGAGAATATAAAGATCACAATACCTTATATCATAGTATCTATTGATTCTTATTGTCATTGGTAACCTTCTAGACCTATAAGCCAGTGCACAAGGAAATACAGGGTTGTACATTCAGCTGATGGATGCAGGCTTTATACATGAAACAGTGGGGTATACACACACCAGGGTGGACACTGTCACAATACGATGAGTGTGACATTCAATCACATCATGGAATGTTTCCATTTACCTTCATCTCCCTCTTCAGGATCAACTGACGGGTGTGTATAGCACAGAGAGATTTCAGCACCAGCAGTGGACAGCGACTAGATAGTAGGGAGAGGCGGGTGTGAAGAACAgccagaggagggaggggggcgaGCGTATGGAACAGCTGGTGGCAGAGTCAGAAATATGCAGAGCAACCAGAGACTGGTAGGGAAGAAGCAGATGCATGGAACAGCCACTctagagagaggagggagggtaAAGCAATGACGAGCATGGCCATAAATAGGTAGGATGCAGGAACAGCTCCAGTAATAAGTCTGTGCACATAGTGACTCCAGCGGCCGGGAAACAGCTGGGAGTAGTAGAAAATACAAGGAAACATTTACTGACAGTATGAATAGGAAAATGTTAGTAAAATCATGAACCTGGTTCCTGTCAAGTTACTGAAATTCTATTTTACTGTTTCCAAAGCTCTGTTCACATATAGGATGGCCACAGATTTGGTCCAAAATGCAGGACAAAATAGCACGGTATGCTGCAATATTTTGTCAAGTAAGATGCCAGGCAGCATGACTGAAAAACAACGGACCCCGTTATAAGCAATTGTGGACATCATTCGTGTGCTGAACAGcgccaatgtgaacagagccttagctgTTGCTGCAGGTGGCTGCTATAGgcgtaaggattagagatgagcgagcaccaaaatgctcgggtgctcattactcgggacgaaattatcgcgatgctcgagggtttgtttcgagtaacgaaccccattgaagtcaatgggcgacccgagcatttttgtatttcgccgatgctcgctaaggtttccttgtgtgaaaatctgggcaattcaagaaagtgatgggaacgacacagcaacggatagggcaggcgaggggctacatgttgggctgcatctcaagttcacaggtcccactattaagccacaatagcggcaagagtgggccccccccctcccaaaaacttttacttctgaaaagccctcattagcatggcatacctttgctaagcaccacactacctccaacaaagcacaatcactgcctgcatgacactccgctgccacttctcctgggttacatgctgccctacccctcccccctcccccccacagcgcacaccaaagtgtccctgcgcagccttcagctgccctcatgccacaccaccctcatgtctatttagaagtgcgtctgccatgacgaggaacaatgctgtacagaagcaatgagaaatagaatcctgtgccaccgccatcaggagctgcacatgtgggcatagcaatggggaacctatgtgccacacactattcattctgtcaaggtgtctctgcatgccccagtcagaccgggctttttaattcatagacacaggcaggtacaactccctattgtgaagtccctgtcgaccgacagcatgggtggctccctggaacccaccggcgatacacaaaaatattccattgcattgcccaacacagctgaggtagtaatgtcgtgcttaatgcaggtgggcttcggcccacactgcatgccccagtcagactggggttctttacaagtgggatcagatgcatttataattccctgtggacccacagcatgggtgggtgccaggaagccaccggcggtacatagaaatatcccattgcattgcccaacacagctgaggtagtaatgttgtgcttaatacaggtgggcttcggcccacactgcatgccccagtcagactggggttctttacaagtggacagatgtaggttaaactctgtgtgcacctacagcatgggtggctccctggaacccaccggcggtacataaaaatatcccattgcattgcccaacacagctgaggtagtaatgttgtgcttaatacaggtgggcttcggcccacactgcatgccccagtcagactggggttctttacaagtggacagatgtaggttaaactccgtgtgcacctacagcatgggtggctccctggaacccaccggcggtacataaaaatatcccattgcattgcccaacacagctgaggtagtaatgtcgtgcttaatgcaggtgggcttcggcccacactgcatgccccagtcagactggggttctttacaagtggaatcagatgcatttataattccctgtggacccacagcatgggtgggtgccaggaagccaccggcggtacacagaaatatcacattgcattgcccaacacagcggatgtaacgtcagctgtaatgcaggtgggctaaaaattcatttgattacactgtaggcgagggcccacaaaaattgctgaatcaacagtactaatgtacatcaaaaaaattggccatggtcaaccaagagggcaggtgaaacccattaatcgctttggttaatgtggcttaagtggtaactaggcctggaggcagcccagtttaactaaaaattggttcaagttaaagtttcaacgcttttaagagcattgaaacatataaaaattgtttagaaaaattatgagtgagccttgtggccctaagaaaaattgcccgttcagcgtgattacgtgaggtttcaggaggaggagcaggaggaggaggaggaatattagacacagattgatgaagcagaaatgtccccgttttggatggtgagagagaacgtagcttccatccgcgggtgcagcctacgtattgcttacgtatcgctgctgtccgctggtggagaagagaagtctggggaaatccaggctttgttcatcttgatgagtgttagcctgtcggcactgtcggttgacaggcgggtacgcttatctgtgatgattcccccagccgcactaaacaccctttccgacaagacgctagccgcaggacaagcaagcacctccagggcatacagcgctagttcaggccacgtgtccagcttcgacacccagtagttgtagggggcagaggcgtcaccgaggatggtcgtgcgatcggctacgtactccctcaccatcctttaacagtgctcccgccgactcagccttgactggggagcggtgacacagtcttgctggggagccataaagctggccaggcccttaaagactgttgcactgcctgggctgtacatgctgctcgatctacgcacctcccctgctacctggccctcggaactgcgtcttctgccactaccgctgtcggatgggaattttaccatcagcttgtccgccagggtcctgtggtatagcaacactctcgaacccctttcctcttcgggaatgagactgggaaggttctccttatagcgtgggtcgagcagtgtgtacacccagtaatccgtagtggccagaatgcgttgaatgcgagggtcacgagaaaggcatcctaacatgaaatcagccatgtgtgccagggtacctgtacgcaacacatggctgtccgcactaggaagatcactttcaggatcctcctcctcctcaggccatacacgctgaaatgatgacaggcaagcagcatgggtaccgtcagcagtgggccaagctgtctcttccccctcctcctcatcctcctcatgctcctcctcctcctcctgaacgcgctgagatatagacaggagggtgctctgactatccagcgacatactgtcttcccccggctctgtttccgagcgcaaagcggctgcctttatggtttgcagggaagttctcaagatgcatagcagaggaatggtgacgctaatgattgcagcatcgccgctcaccacctgggtagactgctcaaagtttcgaaggacctggcagatgtctgccaaccaggcccactcttctgaaaagaattgaggaggctgactcccactgcgccgcccatgttggagttggtattccactatagctctacgctgctcatagagcctagccaacatgtggagcgtagagttccaccgtgtgggcacgtcgcacagcagtcggtgcactggcagattaaagcgatgttgcagggtgcgcagggtggcagcgtccgtgtgggacttgcggaaatgtgcgcagagccggcgcacctttacgagcaggtctaacaagcgtgggtagcttttcagaaagcgctgaaccaccaaattaaagacgtgggccaggcatggcacgtgcgtgaggctgccgagctgcagagccgccaccaggttacggccgttgtcacacacgaccatgcccggttggaggctcagcggcgcaagccaacggtcggtctgctctgtcagaccctgcagcagttcgtgggccatgtgcctcctatctcctaagctgagtagtttcagcacggcctgctgacgcttgcccaccgctgtgctgccacgccacgcgcccccgactgctggcgacgtcctgctgctgctgacacatctagattgcgagatagaggaggaggaggaggagggtgctttagtggaagaagcatacaccgccgaacataccaccactgagctggggcccgcaattctgggggtgggtaggacgtgagcggtcccaggctctgactctgtcccagcctccactaaattcacccaatgtgccgtcagggagatgtagtggccctgcccgcctgtgcttgtccacgtgtccgtagttaagtggaccttgccactaaccgcattggtgagggcgcgtacaatgttgcgggagacgtggtcgtgcagggctgggacggcacatcgggaaaagtagtggcgactgggaactgagtagcgcggggccgccgccgccatcatagctttgaaggactccgtttccacaaccctatacggcagcatctcaaggctgataaatttggctatgtgcacggttaacgattgagcgtgcgggtgcgtggcggcgtacttgcgcttgcgctccaacagttgcgctagcgacggctggactgtgcggtgcgagacattgctggatggggccgaggacagcggaggtgagggtgtgggtgcaggccatgagacggtcgtgcctgtgtcctgagaggggggttggatctcagtggcaggttgtggcacagggggagaggcagcggtgcaaaccggaggcggtgaacggccttcgtcccaccttgtggggtgcttggccatcatatgtctgcgcatgctggtggtggtcaggctgttggtggtggctccccggctgatcttggcgcgacaaaggttgcacaccactgtttgtcggtcgtcaggcgtctcggtgaaaaactgccagacctttgagcacctcggcctctgcagggtggcatggcgcgagggggcgctttgggaaacacttggtggattattcggtctggccctgcctctacccctggccaccgcactgcctcttgcaacctgccctgctgctgcccgtgcctccccctctgaagacctgtcctgtgtaggcgttgcacaccaggtggggtcagtcacctcatcgtcctgctgctcttcctccgaatcctctgtgcgctgctccctcggacttactgcccttactactacctcactgcaagacaactgtgtctcatcgtcatcgtcctcctcacccactgaaaggtcttgagacagttgccggaagtccccagcctcatcccccggaccccgggaactttccaatggttgggcatcagtgacgataaactcctctggtggtagaggaaccactgctgcccaatctgagcaggggcccgagaaaagttcctgggagtgttcccgctcctgagcatgtgtcattgtagtggagtgaggaggctgggaggaaggaggagcagcagacataggattcggatttgcagcagtggacggcgcagaactgtggctggatgataggttgctcgaagcactttctgccatccaggacaggacctgttcacactgctcattttctaataaaggtctcccgcgtggacccattaattgggcgatgaatgtggggacgccagaaacgtgcctctctcctaatcgcgcagcagtcggctgcgacacacctggatcaggagctcggcctgtgcccacaccctcacttggccctccgcgtcctcggccgcgtccacgtcctctaggcctacccctacccctcagcatgctgtattaccagtgatttgatttcccaggcaggaaataaattggcgcaagcctgcaggtcaaatatatttttttcgcttttttgcaaagggaaggccccactgcgtatattcaatgaacaatacgtttaataactgtggtgtggccctgaaaaagtgtcacacaactttagtgtagcagagttattaactctggcagagcaggtatttgccagtcaggaaagacaatggcgcaagcctgcagtaaaccg
Coding sequences within it:
- the CCDC177 gene encoding coiled-coil domain-containing protein 177, whose translation is MIMADPTEDPGGEQALAGASVRQREHSPMLHLDLYNFECLEAEGSRYVLTSPRSLEACARCMVKPVELLSRSLSDLVKEAPGRSMRVATGLCEVYEIERQRKLKMCREERERIVRQEKRRILPLVLSSNLGSPCSSKAPSRAELSTPPISKRSGTPSSTGSQRSNTQLSKDRDRSQSLPSKLTQRGKPTRPKRQPVSVSRAPRSTNSSQSEDTQSSTESMTNDPAHPVPRANKSQSLDSLQKMRDSASGRTSSESMTSSYSGDSFRGRTTQLIPKSRTLDTVNSLLGRSFSLGDLSHSPQTTKKVEKMVKEVKKKGIHELPTKDKKIAAIMIAKHEEEKIMKEQRYWAHLQWETQRKSSDLRKELEERGRQRALLQGQRKLESRVRNRRSKMEVTSTEMEKQSEGKSGELEDRQKNTSQIKSQKSKQLKKSYAQELSDDFLQDKYLLAQQKKQERFQQLQVNKILQNKMEKVKHQALRQDLAQKEESDTEERRKALTKSLHKAQENVEQLLEKRNQEIKTRAQREEQQSQRARQAAEQREKKRAEHLKELSKTAERRLQHAAQVADEVVQHKARKAVEIRLEKEKIQRENRQKVQKNEDIKRQELLMSIEKKLERSEQIFKDKQTVLDNARLVARASFNIREKVRAETNTRTFDKMVMEAEFYANIDKK